The proteins below are encoded in one region of Juglans microcarpa x Juglans regia isolate MS1-56 chromosome 4D, Jm3101_v1.0, whole genome shotgun sequence:
- the LOC121260023 gene encoding uncharacterized protein LOC121260023 produces MKSDRKPPLPKSPIRLRPRRVLRSNSSSLQTPPGSLTKSERSNRFWDNGESDLRPEYRSISCDLRDLARMVRDEFGKGVSDDAGISNSLSADSSSVFERGRFYEEYSARRNERLRRKKKDTGVEKKTAYNLGVSVESAKRISSTKKFESMRKSVSAAYTVEKSETPTPRYMLRSTMKENKKPPRPLPATSGKSTVLLGARPKAVVRRVRRD; encoded by the exons ATGAAGTCAGATCGCAAGCCGCCGCTCCCTAAATCGCCGATACGACTTCGACCACGTCGAGTTCTTCGATCGAACTCATCTTCTCTGCAAACCCCACCAG GCTCTTTGACAAAATCTGAAAGATCGAACCGTTTTTGGGACAATGGAGAATCGGATCTTCGACCTGAATACCGCTCGATCTCGTGCGACTTGCGTGATCTAGCGAGGATGGTACGCGATGAATTTGGCAAAGGAGTTTCGGACGATGCTGGGATTTCTAATTCTTTAAGTGCCGATTCCAGCTCTGTGTTTGAGAGGGGTCGGTTTTACGAGGAGTACTCCGCTAGAAGGAACGAGAGGCTGAGGCGGAAGAAGAAAGACACAGGAGTTGAGAAGAAGACCGCGTACAATCTCGGTGTCTCGGTGGAGTCTGCGAAAAGGATCAGTAGTACGAAAAAGTTTGAGAGCATGAGGAAATCGGTCTCAGCGGCTTACACTGTGGAGAAGAGCGAGACTCCAACTCCGAGGTATATGCTAAGAAGTACGATGAAAGAGAATAAGAAACCCCCTCGTCCTCTTCCTGCGACTTCAGGGAAATCTACAGTACTGCTTGGTGCAAGGCCAAAAGCCGTGGTTCGAAGGGTTCGTAGAGACTGA